Within Paenibacillus sp. RUD330, the genomic segment CAGAGGAGCCGGGACCGGGAACCAGTAAGGCCGTTTCATGGCGGCAGCGGCTATTTTGAAGAAGGCTTCGTTGCGTACCGGCTCAGGTGCCGATGCGTTGACGGGGCCTTCAACCGTTGCCGTCTCCAGAATGAACAGGATCATTCGGACGATGTCCTCGAGATGGATCCAGGAGATCCATTGCTTGCCGCTGCCGAGAGGGCCTCCGGCGAATAAGCGGACCGGCAGGAGCATTTTGGGGAGGATGCCCCCGTCTCGATCCAGGACGATGCCAGTACGGAGATACACGGTCCGCTCCGCCGGTATGGACGCTGCCGCATGCTCCCATTCCTGCACGACGGAAGAAAGGAAATCCATGGAGCAGACCCGGCTTTGCTCGGTGAACGTCTCCTCGCTTGAGTTCCCATAAGCGTTGACGCCGGATGAGTTGACGAGCACGGCGGGCTTGGCGGAGAGGCTGCCGATTATGCGTGCCAGCCTGCTTGAGGTGTCCAGCCTCGAGTTCAATATCCGCTGCTTCCCCGCTGCCGACCAGCGCTGGCTGATGGAGGCTCCGGCCAGATTCACGACGGCATCGACGCCTTCCAGCAGGGAAGGGTCGCTCTCCGCATCATCCCAAGCCACAGAAGAAAAGCTTCCTCCCGGAACGGTTCCGGTGGAAGCTTTCCCTTTGCGGGATCGGGTCAATATCCATCCTGAGTGGCCTTCTTCGGCCAGCGCTTTCGTCAACGCCTGTCCGATAAATCCGCTTCCCCCCGCAATAGCGATTCTCACTCGCGCATCAAGCCGCCTCTCCGTCAAGAAGATTTTTGAATGGATGTGATCCAGCGCTGCTGGACTTTGCCGCTGCTGTCCGTATCGAGTTCTTTCACAATATAGGTGAAGTCGACCTTTTCGCCGGTCTCGATATCCTGAAGCGTCTTGATCTGATCCGTGGCAGCCTGGAAGACGACCGTGTCCGTATCCGTCGTGATCTCGACCGAGTGTCCGTCCGCCAAGCCATTGTAGGTTCCGGAGCCTTTCTGCTCCTGGGACTGGGTCGTCGGCTCTTCCTTGGGAGCAGTTCCTGCCTTGTCCGGCGAAGGGGTAGCCTCGGCAACGGGATCGCCGACGGAATCAGGCGAAACTCCTTGCGAGGAATCCACCACTCCGCCATTGTTGGCTGCGCTTGCATTGGCCGGCGCGTCGTTTTTGGCGCCGCAGCCCGACGCGAGCATGAGCATCGACATCAAGGCAAGGCTCGCCGGCGCCAGGCTCAGCGAGCGGGCGCCTTTTTGGCGTTTTCGGGTCAGGTTCATGGTGAAGCACCTCCGTTGGGGTTCGTTTCAAGTATCTCCCATTACCCCGGACCAGTGCGATCCAATCGGTTACCGATTGAGCAGATGCGTGTAGGCCGAGTAGTCGATGCCCTGCTTGTTCAGAAACGTGACCAGGCTCCGGTAATCCCGCTTGGGAGTGGCGCGGATGTAACCTTCGATGCAATGGTTCCGGGTCACTTCGCTGGCTCCGCTCTCTACCGCGACCTGGCCGATCTGGGCGGCGATGGAGTGTTTCGCTATATCGCGGAAAGGTCCAGGCACCGGAGCGACAAGCTCGTCCAGCAGCGCCTTGGAATCGTCCGTCCATAGGCTGCGGCTGCGTTCGACCCAGTAGTTCTGCCAGTCCAGCTTCGATTTTCCGTCTTTTTTGGGAAGAACCTTAAGGAACTTGCGGAACATGAAGAAGCCGCCGATCGACATGGCTCCAATCATGACGAATGCCCAAAACACAATCATGTACATAAACCAATCCGGAGCATTTCTCATCGTAGTGATGTCACCTCATCCAAATTATAGCCTATTCCTAGATTTATTTCGACGCACCCTGTAAAATAAGACTGATTATCCAAGTCGAACGGCATCTCCTGCGATTGGAGAGGCGGAAGATCGATGAAGGACGGATTGCGGTCATTCCTGCATGGATTATTTTACGTAAGACAAATGCTTATAAAAGGGGAGCTCAAGCATGTTGAAAATCGGATCCCATGTGTCGTTCAGCGACAAGGGGCTCGTCACGGCTGCACAGGAAGCCATCTCTTACGGCTCCAGCTCGTTCATGATCTATACCGGCGCGCCTCAGAACACCCGGCGCAAGCCGATCGATTCGCTATATATCGAAGAGGGCAGGGCTCTCATGGAGAGCGCCGGCATCGGCGAGATCGTCGTGCACGCTCCGTACATCATCAACCTCGGCTCCTACAAGCCGGATACGTTCGAGCTGGCTGTCCGCTTCCTCCAGGAGGAAATCCGCCGCACGCATGCCATCGGCGTCCGCAACATCGTTCTGCATCCCGGCGCCTACACGGACAAGGATGCCGAATTCGGCATCAACCGGATCGCGGAAGGCTTGAACGAGGTTCTCTCCGGGGTCGAGGAGACCGACGTGAACATCGCTCTGGAGACGATGGCGGGCAAAGGCACGGAAATCGGCCGCTCCTTCGAGGAGATCGCCCAGATTATGGACAAGGTATCGGCCAACAACCGCCTTACCGTATGCATGGATACATGCCATATGAATGACGCCGGCTACGACCTTGCCGGCGATCTGGACGGCGTGCTGGAGCAGTTCGACCGGATCGTCGGCCTGGACAAGGTTGCCGTCGTCCATGTCAACGATACGAAGAACCCGGCCGGCTCCGGCAAGGACCGCCATACGCCGATCGGCTCGGGCTGGCTCGGCTACGACGCGATCCATGCCATCGTCCACCACGAGGCGCTTGCGGGAAGGCCATTCATTCTCGAAACGCCGTGGATCGGCAAGGACGCCAAGAAGCAGCGTCCGATGTACGACGCCGAGATCGCCCTTCTGCGCGGAGACGGCATGGAACGCTTCGGAGAGAGATTCTTCGATCAGCTGGAGCGCCTGCATCATTTCCTCGGCAAGCAGGAGATCGACCGCCGCACGTACGTCCTCTCGGTCTGGGAGACGCTCAAGGGCGACGCCAAGGCACGCAAGGCGGATCCTCGCGAGCCGCTGGAGCGCCTCTACGATCTGGCCCGCGAAGGCGGAGAGTTCGCGGATATGTCCGAGGAAGAGCTGAACAAGCTGATCACGTTCTGGTTCGCCGGCAAACAGGTTCTCGTCAACGCCTAGACGCATCGGCGGAAATCATCGCCGTACCCGTTTCCATCTGCAAATAGAAGTTGAAAGCTGGGCAGCTGCGGGCATCCAAGCACAAAAGCAGTTCCATCAGGCAGGAGAGCAGCCTTTCCTGCCTGATTTTGCAGCCGGCTGCTTTAGTGCTGGAGTGCATCAGCGGATGTGCGCCGAAGACCGGCTATGCTAGGTCGGCATCATACAAACGGAAGGAAGACCTCTCTCATGCCATTGCCTACCAACTCTTCAATCGACGCCCCGTCCAAATCCGGACGCGCGCGCATGCTCATCTCGTGCCCGGACCGGCCGGGCATCGTCTCCGCAGTATCGCAGTTCCTGTACGAGCACGGAGCGAACATCGTTCAATCCGACCAATATACGATGAACCCGGAGGGAGGGATGTTCTTCATCCGCTTCGAGTTCGACCTGAGCGACATGGACGCCCAGCTTCCCGTTCTGCAGGAGGATTTCACCCGGGTGGCCGACCGCTTCGAGATGAAGTGGCATACGTTCAGGGCGAGCCGCAAGAAAAGGCTGGCGGTATTTGTCTCCAAGGAAGACCACTGCCTGCTGGAGCTGCTCTGGCAGTGGCAGGCGGGCGACCTCGACGTCGATATCGCCATGGTCATCAGCAATCATCCCGACATGCGGCCGCTCGTGGAATCGTTCGGCATTCCGTACCATCATATTCCGGTCACCGCGGACACGAAAGCAGAGGCGGAGCGCAAGCAGCTCGAAATCATCGGCCGCAATGCGGATCTCATCGTGCTGGCCCGCTATATGCAGATCGTATCGCCCAAAGTGATCGAGCAGTTCCCGAACCGGATCATCAACATCCACCATTCGTTCCTGCCCGCCTTCGTCGGAGGCAAGCCTTATGCGCAAGCTTACGACCGCGGCGTCAAAATCATCGGGGCGACAGCCCACTATGTGACCGAGGAGCTGGACGGAGGACCGATCATCGAACAGGACGTGCAGCGCGTCAGCCACCGGGACGACGTGCCGAGCCTGAAGCGGATCGGCCGCACGATCGAGCGGGTCGTACTCGCGCGGGCCGTGAAATGGCATGCAGAGGACAGGATCCTCGTCCATCAGAACAAAACCGTCGTATTTCACGGCTGATTCGCTCTGCTGTTTCATGAAACCTTCATCCGGCTAAAAGCATGCAGCAGATGGAAATGATACTAGCTGAGTGGTACAATATTTCACATCCGCGGGGCTGGAGCTCCGATATGATGTTCAACAGGCAAGAGCAAGAGAAACGCACCGTCCGATATTAGGAGGAGAAAAAATATGGCTACAACCCAACAAACCATCGACCATCTTTCCGTTACGACGATCCGCACGCTCTCGATCGATGCGGTCGAGAAAGCCAACTCCGGCCATCCCGGCATGCCGATGGGCGCCGCACCGATGGGCTACCAGCTGTTCGCCAAAGCGATGAACCACAACCCGGCCAATCCGACCTGGATCAACCGTGACCGCTTTGTACTGTCCGCAGGCCACGGCTCGATGCTGCTGTACAGCCTTCTTCACCTGTCCGGCTACGATCTGTCGATCGACGACCTGAAGAGCTTCCGCCAATGGGGCTCCAAAACGCCAGGCCATCCGGAATACGGCCATACGGCAGGCGTCGACGCTACGACCGGACCTCTCGGCCAAGGCATCGGCATGGCCGTCGGCATGGCGATGGCGGAAGCGCAGCTCGGCGCCACTTACAATAAGGGCGGCCTCGACATCGTGAACCACTTCACGTACGCGATCTGCGGCGACGGCGACCTCTCCGAGGGCATCTCCAACGAAGCGGCGTCCATGGCGGGCCATCTGCAGCTCGGCAAGCTCATCATGCTGTACGATTCCAACAACATCTCGCTGGACGGCGAGCTGAGCCTTTCCTTCTCCGAAAACGTCCAGCAGCGCTTCGAGGGCTACGGCTGGCAGGTGCTGCGCGTCGAAGACGGCAATGATCTGGATGCGCTGGCCGAGGCGATCGCGAAGGGACAAGCCGAGCTGCGCAAGCCGACCCTGATCGAGGTCAAGACGATGATCGGCTACGGCAGCCCGAACAAAGGCGGCAAAGGCGGCCATGGCGGCACCCACGGCTCCCCGCTCGGAGCGGAGGAAACCGTTCTGACCAAGAAATTCTACGAGTGGGCATCGGAAGAGCCGTTCTTCGTACCGGATGAAGTCCGCGCCCATTTCGCCGAAGTGAAGCAAAAAGGCGAGCAGGCCAACGCGGCCTGGAACGAGCTGTTCGCCAAGTACAAAACGGCTCATCCGGATCTCGCCGCTCAATTCGAGCGCGCCGTCGCAGGCGAGCTGCCTGAGGGATGGGACAAGGATCTTCCGGCCTACTCCACCTCGGACAAAGCCGTGTCGACACGCGTCGCTTCCGGCAACGCGCTGAACGGCCTGGCCAAAAACGTGCCAAACCTGCTGGGCGGCTCCGCCGACCTGGAAAGCTCCACGATGACGCATTTGAAGGACCTGCCGGTCTTCCATGCCGACAACTACGCAGGCCGCAACATCTATTACGGCATCCGCGAGTTCGGCATGGCTGCGGCCATGAACGGAATGGCGCTGCATCACGGCCTCAAAGTATACGGCGGCACGTTCTTCGTCTTCACCGATTACCTGCGTCCGGCTGTTCGCCTCGCCGCCATCATGAGCCTGCCGGTCACGTACGTGCTCACGCATGACAGCATCGCGGTCGGCGAAGACGGTCCTACCCATGAGCCGATTGAGCAGCTGGCTTCCATCCGCGTCATTCCTAACCTGACGGTGCTTCGCCCGGCGGACGGCAACGAGACTTCCGCGGCGTGGGCATACACGGTCGAGAATACGAAGAACCCAGTCGCTCTCGTCCTGACCCGCCAGAACCTGCCGATCCTGGAAGGCTCTGCTGAAAAAGCCCGCGAAGGCATCAAAAAAGGCGCGTATGTCATCTCCGACGCGGCCGACGGCAAGCCTCAGGTGCAGCTCATCGCAACCGGCTCCGAAGTCCAGCTCGCTGTAGCTGCGCAGAAGGCGCTTGCCGAGGAGGGAATCCAAGCCCGCGTCGTCAGCATGCCGAGCTGGGATCTGTTCGACAAGCAGGACAAGGCTTACCGCGACTCGGTCATTCTGCCGGAGGTCAAAGCCCGCCTGGCCATCGAGATGGCTCATCCGTTCGGCTGGGAGCGTTATGTCGGCGACGGCGGCGCCGTGCTCGGCATCAACACCTTCGGCGCATCCGCCCCTGGCGACCGCGTCATCAAGGAGTATGGCTTCACGGTCGAGAACGTCGTGAGCAAGGTCAAGGAGCTTCTGTAATCCGATCCACGCTTCTTGCCGGCGAGCCGGCCGGAGGACGTTCAGCCGCGGAGGCATTTTGCCTTCCGCGGCTTTTTGTTTCCCATCTGATGTGATATGCTAAAGCGGTGAAGGATAACCGGAATCAAGAGGCGTTATTCTCCTTGACGAAGTCTTTTCCTACCCATATTTTCCATCAATTTAATGAAGGAGCTCATCCCGTCATGTCCCAATTCGAGAATGTAACCGCCGTCAAAAGAGCGAATGTCTACTTCGAAGGAAAAGTCACCAGCCGTACCGTGCTGCTTCCGGACGGTTCGAAAGTGACGCTCGGCATCATGCTGCCGGGAGAATACGAGTTCGGCAC encodes:
- a CDS encoding TIGR01777 family oxidoreductase, whose protein sequence is MRIAIAGGSGFIGQALTKALAEEGHSGWILTRSRKGKASTGTVPGGSFSSVAWDDAESDPSLLEGVDAVVNLAGASISQRWSAAGKQRILNSRLDTSSRLARIIGSLSAKPAVLVNSSGVNAYGNSSEETFTEQSRVCSMDFLSSVVQEWEHAAASIPAERTVYLRTGIVLDRDGGILPKMLLPVRLFAGGPLGSGKQWISWIHLEDIVRMILFILETATVEGPVNASAPEPVRNEAFFKIAAAAMKRPYWFPVPAPLLKLALGEQSALLLEGQRVVPAKALEAGFAFRYPTLEAAMSELL
- the tkt gene encoding transketolase, whose translation is MATTQQTIDHLSVTTIRTLSIDAVEKANSGHPGMPMGAAPMGYQLFAKAMNHNPANPTWINRDRFVLSAGHGSMLLYSLLHLSGYDLSIDDLKSFRQWGSKTPGHPEYGHTAGVDATTGPLGQGIGMAVGMAMAEAQLGATYNKGGLDIVNHFTYAICGDGDLSEGISNEAASMAGHLQLGKLIMLYDSNNISLDGELSLSFSENVQQRFEGYGWQVLRVEDGNDLDALAEAIAKGQAELRKPTLIEVKTMIGYGSPNKGGKGGHGGTHGSPLGAEETVLTKKFYEWASEEPFFVPDEVRAHFAEVKQKGEQANAAWNELFAKYKTAHPDLAAQFERAVAGELPEGWDKDLPAYSTSDKAVSTRVASGNALNGLAKNVPNLLGGSADLESSTMTHLKDLPVFHADNYAGRNIYYGIREFGMAAAMNGMALHHGLKVYGGTFFVFTDYLRPAVRLAAIMSLPVTYVLTHDSIAVGEDGPTHEPIEQLASIRVIPNLTVLRPADGNETSAAWAYTVENTKNPVALVLTRQNLPILEGSAEKAREGIKKGAYVISDAADGKPQVQLIATGSEVQLAVAAQKALAEEGIQARVVSMPSWDLFDKQDKAYRDSVILPEVKARLAIEMAHPFGWERYVGDGGAVLGINTFGASAPGDRVIKEYGFTVENVVSKVKELL
- the purU gene encoding formyltetrahydrofolate deformylase; this translates as MPLPTNSSIDAPSKSGRARMLISCPDRPGIVSAVSQFLYEHGANIVQSDQYTMNPEGGMFFIRFEFDLSDMDAQLPVLQEDFTRVADRFEMKWHTFRASRKKRLAVFVSKEDHCLLELLWQWQAGDLDVDIAMVISNHPDMRPLVESFGIPYHHIPVTADTKAEAERKQLEIIGRNADLIVLARYMQIVSPKVIEQFPNRIINIHHSFLPAFVGGKPYAQAYDRGVKIIGATAHYVTEELDGGPIIEQDVQRVSHRDDVPSLKRIGRTIERVVLARAVKWHAEDRILVHQNKTVVFHG
- a CDS encoding deoxyribonuclease IV, giving the protein MLKIGSHVSFSDKGLVTAAQEAISYGSSSFMIYTGAPQNTRRKPIDSLYIEEGRALMESAGIGEIVVHAPYIINLGSYKPDTFELAVRFLQEEIRRTHAIGVRNIVLHPGAYTDKDAEFGINRIAEGLNEVLSGVEETDVNIALETMAGKGTEIGRSFEEIAQIMDKVSANNRLTVCMDTCHMNDAGYDLAGDLDGVLEQFDRIVGLDKVAVVHVNDTKNPAGSGKDRHTPIGSGWLGYDAIHAIVHHEALAGRPFILETPWIGKDAKKQRPMYDAEIALLRGDGMERFGERFFDQLERLHHFLGKQEIDRRTYVLSVWETLKGDAKARKADPREPLERLYDLAREGGEFADMSEEELNKLITFWFAGKQVLVNA
- a CDS encoding DUF2621 domain-containing protein, producing MRNAPDWFMYMIVFWAFVMIGAMSIGGFFMFRKFLKVLPKKDGKSKLDWQNYWVERSRSLWTDDSKALLDELVAPVPGPFRDIAKHSIAAQIGQVAVESGASEVTRNHCIEGYIRATPKRDYRSLVTFLNKQGIDYSAYTHLLNR